In the Gammaproteobacteria bacterium genome, CCAGGGATGCCAGGGATGTCGGGAATGCCGGGAATGCCGGGAATGCCAGGAATGGGAATGCCAGGGATGCCAGGGATGTCGGGAATGCCGGGAATGCCAGGAATGGGAATGCCAGGGATGCCAGGGATGTCGGGAATGCCGGGAATGCCAGGAATGCCAGGAATGGGAATGCCACCGATGGGGATGATGCCGCAGATGCCCGGGGGAATGCCGCCGATGGGGATGATGCCGCAGATGCCCGGGGGAATGCCACCGATGGGGATGATGCCGCAGATGCCCGGGGGAATGCCGCCGATGGGCATGATGCCGCAGATGCCCGGGGGAATGCCACCGATGGGGATGATGCCGCAAATGCCAGGTGCGATGCCTGGCCCTCAGGCAATCATGGATCCGGAGCAATACGAAAAATTCTACCAGCAGTGGCAAGAAATGATGTCAAAGATGGGGCAGGCCAATCCCGGTACTGCTGAATCCGGTACTGCTGAGTCCCAGTAAGTTTTAAAGATTAAATGATCATGAAAAAAGTAATCTTGCTACTGCTCGCCACCCTTGTGGTCGCTTGCTACGGTGTTGTGCCAGATAACCGCGAAATCGAAACCATGGTGCGCGATAGCCTGTTGACCGATGGTCTCGATGACCTGTTTATCATGGAAAATTTCGCCAAGACCAACGGATTCAAGCAAAGCGACAATATTTATATCGTCGACGTTGAATACGACCTGGTGTTTCAGAAAAGCTTTACCGACGTGGTGCGGGAGATCCGCAAGGATCCGACAGGACCTCAATACGGAATGTTCGGCTCGAAGTTTATCCTGACCGCAATTCAGTCAAATTTCGGCCAGTTCGAAACCGGTGACCGAATCCATAAAACCGACAAGATCACCCTGCACAAAACTGAACAGGGCTGGCAGATAGCCGAATCGTAGATTAAAAAAGACGACCGGACCGCGAAGCGCGTGTCCGGTCGCTTGCTGCGGGCAGATTTAAATGTGGAGATTATCCTTGGTTTGCGAAGTAGCCTGCATGTAACCCAGCATACCCTGGGCTTCTGCTTCCTGGGCCAGTTTTGCGGCTTCCTTGGCTTTGCCTTCCTTCAACAGCTTTTCCGCTTTCTTGATCATCTTGCCGGTATCGCGCCATTCTCCGCCGACTGAACTGGCCTGCTTCTGGGCTTCCTTGGCCGCGGCGATTGCCGCTTCGGCACTCATGTCGCCGGCGCTTACTGATGCAGTGCTGAATGCCGCGACTGAAGCGATGAGCAGCAGGGTTTTCAATGAATGTTTCATAATATTTCTCCTCTCGTTTGACTGTATTTAATCATGAAATGAATCGTAACCCCAGATGTCGGTATCGAATCCGGCTTCACGAATATGTTCAGCTCGCGCCGAAATATAGCGCTGGAACTCGGGTTCTTCGAGATACGCCTTTTCCAGCACGTAGGCGTAAACTGATTGAAAATGAAAGGTTTTCATGAACGCGCCGATGCGCATGACTTCCTTGCCCTGTTGATCAAAGAAGACCAGGGAAGGGGTGTAGTTAATGCCGAGGTCCCGGGCCCATTGCCTGACGCTGGTCTGCCTGCCATCCGGTGTGGTCACCATTTGTTCAGACGCGACGTTGAACTGCACGTTATTGGCCTTCAACACCAGTCTGCGGGTCGCCTTGTCGGCCAGGATTCGCTCGTGCATGGTCACGCATCCCTCGCAGTCGGGCGATTCAAAGTATACTGCGAGTGGCCTGTCTGAATTCGAGATGGTTTTGGCGAGATCCGTTTGCGCCAGGAAAAAGTCTTCATTGATCAGCTTACCGCTGGTCGCTCCTAGCCGATCGAGGCGATACTGTGAAAAGCTCAGTTTACGCTCTAGTTTTTGCGAGACGTAGTCAAGCGCAGCACGAAAATCAGCCGGCGGGTAATAGCCATTGAGGCGTAATGCAACCTTGCCATTTTCGTCCAGGAATACCAGGGTCGGGGTATATTGGACCTTAAGGGCCGCGGCAAAGGTTTTCTCGGTGAAGTCCTGACCGCCAACGCTGACCACCTCGCGGTCTCCCCACATGTTGAGCGAGATACCATCGAAGTGCTTGATAATGTGGGCCTTGAGCTCGGGGTCGGTAAAGTTTTCTTTAACCAGTAGCGCGCAATAGGGGCAGCCTTCCTGGTGGAAATAAAGCATCACGCGACGGCCCGCGGCTGCGGCTTCTGCGACGTCATCTTCGAATTCGAGGAAGCTTTCTTTAAACCAGTCCGGTTTCTCGGAGGGTATAGCGCCGTAATATTTACCGGGTTTGACTTCACTGCCGAGGCTTGCGTTCCAGGGAAACATCAGCATGAACACCAGCACGAATAATTTATGGTTTAATCGGGGTAACGTTGTTAGCTTGCGGTATATCATTGAAATATTTGAAATTTCTCTTTTCGAGTCAACACCATATCTATGGCATTCGTTGACAGGCGTTATGATTTAGCGCATTAATTCTATCTATTCAAAATTGTAATAAACACTATATGGATAGGCCTCCCGGGAACCATACCCAATGATAGATATAGGCTATCCCGGCCTTTTTTGATTTGCTTGCATTGTTGAAATTATCGCGCGGAGAGACAGGAAAATGAAGCTTTTGGTAACGTTAATTTTCTTCGCCTTCCAGACGATCGTGCATTCTACGGCCTATGCCTGGTCACCCATACAAGAGTTCCGGTCTACCGTGGAATCGATGCAGTATTGCTACTGGACAACGGCCAGCAGTGACGACAGCCAGGCAGGCGAAAATAAAGAACAGGCAGAAGGCGAAGAAGAACCTGACTGTGATTAGGATGGGAGTCATGACTATCCGAATCTTTAATAAAATCCCAGGAGGATCAAGATGAAATCGAAGCTGTTAACAACGATGATGCTGGCTACCAGCCTGATCTGGGTCGGCAGTACAGTTGCCGCCGATAAACCCGTCGGCATTACACCCGAGATGATGAAAGCTTCCGTCAAACACGGTGGTAAGACGGTGACGATCATGCGGGACCAGAACAACAAGGCCAAAGTCAATCCTGCCTTTGCCAAGACTTCGCGTCCTTGCCCGCCGTTTTGCATCCAGCCAATTGTGTTGGCACCAGGCGTGGAAACCCTGGGTGAGCAGGAGATTATCGATTACCTCGTTAGAATGAGTGAAGGTGATAACAGCGTACTGGTTGTTGATTCGCGCACACCTGACTGGGTACAAAAGGGCACTATCCCGGGCGCGGTCAATATACCCTGGACTTCTCTGAATCCAGCGAAAGGGGCCGATCCGATTTCGATTGGCGAAATCCTGGAAGACCGGTTTGGCGCCAAATCGCTTGAAGGCCTGTGGGATTACACTGATGCAAAAACCCTGGTCATGTTTTGCAACGGCATGTGGTGCGGGCAGTCCCCGAACAATATCAAGAATCTGCTCAAGTTCGGCTACCCGGCGCACAAAATCAAGTGGTACCGGGGCGGTATGCAAAACTGGTCAAATCTCGGCTTGAGCACGGCCAAACCGTCAAGCTAACGCGGCCTGTTTAATCTTATACTATATCGATTTGCACCGGGACGCGGAAATCGAATTTTCTTGACTGCCTGCCATGCTAATAAAATTGCTGCCCGTCATGTTGTTGCCCGCGATTATTTTCGTAGGCCCGGCGACTGCTGACTCGGTCGCCATGATCCAGGTTACGGACTTGCGTGATGAAGCACGCTTGGCCAGGGATAATAATCTAGTACTGGTGCTCGAGTTTTCGAGCGAATACTGCGGCTATTGCCGTAAGCTGGAAGACCTTTTCCTGGTGCCGATGCAGCGCAATGCAGAATACGATGCAAAAATTTTGATCCGCTCGGTATCCCTGGACAGTTTTGAAACCCTGGTCGATTTCGATGGGCGTTCGCTAAGTACCGCTGAATTCGCCTCACGCTACGAGGTTTCGCTGACACCAACCCTGCTGTTTCTGAATGCCGAGGGCAAGGAATTAAGCGAAAAACTGGTTGGCATATGGTCCGAAGACTTTTACGGTGGTTTCATCGACGGCCGCATTGACCAGGCGCGGGAGAAGCTCAGGCATGATGAACTTACTAAAGCCGGGATTTAGCCAAAGGCGATATTTTATTGCGCTTCTGACGCTTATGGCCTGCCCTGGTTTCGTGTTGGCAAGCGACGCCGTCGATAAACTGCTGGCTCAATCGGAACCACCGCACGGGATCGTATTTGAAATTGTCGAGGCAGACGAAAATGCGCTCGAGGATTTACTACCCCGGGTGCGGGCCGCAATCGAGAGAGTCCGTGCCCGGTTTCCTGATACTGAATTTGCCGTTGTTTCTCACGGCAGGGAAGAGTTCGCGTTGCAAACGCAATACCAGGGCGAGCACGCCGAAATTCATCAACAGGTGCAGTCGCTGGTGGCCGACGATGTGCCGGTGCACGTCTGTGAAACCCATGCAGGATGGTATGGCGTTAGCGCAGAAGATTTTCCGGATTATGTTAACGTGGCGCCTACCGGCCCCGGCCAGGTCCATCTTTACCAGGAACTAGGGTACGAGCTGATCGTTGTTGATTAGCCAAATCCAAATTTGAGAAATGCCATATTATCTTTTTAAAATAAGTGCCCGCGACAGCCTCGGCCTGGTGAAGGATCTGGAGCTGCTGGAAATTTTTGATAAATTCCGTGCCGCCAAAACCGAGGCCAAGAAACTTCGTGCCGAGCAATCCGAGGATGAATTTATTTTCAAAGTCATGTTTGCCGAAAACCAGTTGTCCGCCGAGGAACAGTTGCTGGAAAAACGCGAAAAACCGGTATTGATGGAACATGAGCGCTAACGCGATGGTAAAGCATCTCATCCTCGTATTGCTGTTTTTTGCAGGACAGGCGCTGGCGTCAGGGCCCGATTTTGCACGCGAATCACGGTTGGCAGACGAAATCGTCGACGTTATTCTGGATGGCGATCCCGTTTGGCTTGTGGCGGGTGAGCGCAAATTTTTAAGTATTTATACCGAGGCCGACGAAATCGGCACCGCCGTCGTGATTCTGCATGGACGCGGGTTCCATCCGGATTGGGCGGACACAATAAATCCGTTGCGCGTGGGTCTCGTCGAACATGGCTATAGTACGCTGTCGTTGCAGATGCCGGTGCTTGAAAAAGACGCCAAG is a window encoding:
- a CDS encoding SoxXA-binding protein, with amino-acid sequence MKHSLKTLLLIASVAAFSTASVSAGDMSAEAAIAAAKEAQKQASSVGGEWRDTGKMIKKAEKLLKEGKAKEAAKLAQEAEAQGMLGYMQATSQTKDNLHI
- a CDS encoding thioredoxin fold domain-containing protein; protein product: MFPWNASLGSEVKPGKYYGAIPSEKPDWFKESFLEFEDDVAEAAAAGRRVMLYFHQEGCPYCALLVKENFTDPELKAHIIKHFDGISLNMWGDREVVSVGGQDFTEKTFAAALKVQYTPTLVFLDENGKVALRLNGYYPPADFRAALDYVSQKLERKLSFSQYRLDRLGATSGKLINEDFFLAQTDLAKTISNSDRPLAVYFESPDCEGCVTMHERILADKATRRLVLKANNVQFNVASEQMVTTPDGRQTSVRQWARDLGINYTPSLVFFDQQGKEVMRIGAFMKTFHFQSVYAYVLEKAYLEEPEFQRYISARAEHIREAGFDTDIWGYDSFHD
- a CDS encoding rhodanese-like domain-containing protein encodes the protein MKSKLLTTMMLATSLIWVGSTVAADKPVGITPEMMKASVKHGGKTVTIMRDQNNKAKVNPAFAKTSRPCPPFCIQPIVLAPGVETLGEQEIIDYLVRMSEGDNSVLVVDSRTPDWVQKGTIPGAVNIPWTSLNPAKGADPISIGEILEDRFGAKSLEGLWDYTDAKTLVMFCNGMWCGQSPNNIKNLLKFGYPAHKIKWYRGGMQNWSNLGLSTAKPSS
- a CDS encoding thioredoxin fold domain-containing protein, with product MLIKLLPVMLLPAIIFVGPATADSVAMIQVTDLRDEARLARDNNLVLVLEFSSEYCGYCRKLEDLFLVPMQRNAEYDAKILIRSVSLDSFETLVDFDGRSLSTAEFASRYEVSLTPTLLFLNAEGKELSEKLVGIWSEDFYGGFIDGRIDQAREKLRHDELTKAGI
- a CDS encoding DsrE family protein, with protein sequence MMNLLKPGFSQRRYFIALLTLMACPGFVLASDAVDKLLAQSEPPHGIVFEIVEADENALEDLLPRVRAAIERVRARFPDTEFAVVSHGREEFALQTQYQGEHAEIHQQVQSLVADDVPVHVCETHAGWYGVSAEDFPDYVNVAPTGPGQVHLYQELGYELIVVD